In Drosophila subpulchrella strain 33 F10 #4 breed RU33 chromosome 3R, RU_Dsub_v1.1 Primary Assembly, whole genome shotgun sequence, the following are encoded in one genomic region:
- the LOC119552339 gene encoding cell wall protein DAN4, with translation MKKLCLLLLMAHFVTSSRDSNKILDRDEWINIAKEYIKNHKPYKAKIYEPYKPQIVNFTNPFEGDIWDTTTVASIAESTTPSDEATTNYFTEEISSTTSSTQDTTTLQPGISTTESIFLISESPETTTRILETTTSWTEFPESTTQSTDFTTESSESTTEISSEDQSTTESMFVTSEAPETTTSILESTTEAPESRTIYSTTTSPGSLDFSTETNPSSTEFPESTTFIENLSTPSTGITEISPITTTLPESTTIIGDFSTASTTLPDSTTQYNDFTTESYESTTEISSDDQNHSTNELLLTTESQETSTSLLEIISTTPGIETTTSYLDTVIDSTEVESSTPSGFNLTTEIIQSQEETTTPSRKYFLEESVRHRPRKMKYTSDTEPEIYWY, from the coding sequence ATGAAGAAATTGTGTTTGCTTCTTTTGATGGCACATTTTGTGACTTCAAGCAGAGattcaaataaaattcttGATCGCGACGAATGGATTAACATAGCCaaagagtacataaagaatCACAAGCCATACAAGGCAAAAATCTACGAGCCGTACAAACCCCAAATAGTAAATTTTACAAACCCATTCGAAGGAGATATTTGGGACACAACCACAGTAGCAAGCATTGCGGAATCTACAACCCCCTCGGATGAGGCGACGACTAATTATTTTACTGAGGAAATATCCAGCACAACAAGCAGTACTCAGGATACAACGACATTGCAGCCTGGAATTTCAACTACAGAATCCATTTTTCTGATATCGGAATCGCCTGAAACCACCACAAGAATTTTGGAGACCACAACATCATGGACGGAATTTCCGGAATCAACTACCCAGTCTACCGATTTTACAACAGAATCAAGTGAATCAACCACTGAAATATCTTCAGAAGATCAGAGTACAACTGAATCTATGTTCGTAACATCGGAAGCTCCTGAAACAACTACAAGTATTTTGGAGTCAACTACAGAAGCTCCGGAATCAAGAACCATTTATTCTACAACAACCAGTCCCGGATCTTTAGATTTTTCTACAGAAACAAATCCAAGCAGTACAGAATTTCCAGAATCGACGACCTTCATTGAGAATTTATCTACACCATCTACAGGTATTACAGAAATTAGTCCAATTACTACAACATTGCCGGAATCAACGACAATCATTGGAGATTTCTCTACAGCATCAACAACATTGCCGGATTCAACTACCCAATATAACGATTTTACAACAGAATCATATGAATCAACCACTGAAATTTCTTCAGATGATCAGAATCATAGTACAAATGAACTATTATTAACCACTGAAAGCCAGGAAACCTCTACATCTCTGCTGGAAATCATTAGCACCACTCCAGGCATAGAAACTACAACCTCATACCTTGATACAGTGATTGACAGCACAGAAGTGGAGAGTTCGACACCATCTGGATTTAATTTGACAACTGAAATAATTCAAAGTCAAGAAGAAACCACAACTCCCAGTCGAAAATATTTCTTGGAGGAGTCTGTAAGACATAGGCCAAGAAAAATGAAGTATACTTCAGACACAGAGCCCGAAATTTACTGGtactaa